One region of Mus musculus strain C57BL/6J chromosome 15, GRCm38.p6 C57BL/6J genomic DNA includes:
- the Iqank1 gene encoding putative IQ motif and ankyrin repeat domain-containing protein LOC642574 homolog: MSTKKGGPKAASGKGQALLPGSKLRATAGKPRESRQLQRKASHPSKGSFSENPQAPAAPTAEDKAAIVIQCAFRQYLARRELARRCQERQEYLDEMEKLQKEAYLALVRQEQEAARRQREKEEAEERARREELQRRRRLLEAAFEGDLGEIRQVLKEVEQLMTREGVGYDEDGKARRLQRRVATVECEDSHGNTPLSEAAAGGQTMAIQLLAELGANPNTKGAFGRTPLYRAAFGGHLEAVEELLKIGADPRMYADDGSTPEQVASLAAVASVLQSWDLSLTEAMLKNMEAEQQRRAQEAQKHKENEAKRINIKVQQLAKEQQKCQKELQQAYCELNRRIMEHDKCERKFMGNTELTLQAIKDAEAQVDRLQQEAQKAEETLAMARLELREQTPEDEDTEPGLKCRVTELHDVLMKDVGDRIRADGRWPLVIDPSGQAATFLRYQDTNYVDTLNPEHLRPERIRLALLGALRYGKPLVFDLRQVNLFPVVQQQLEVVQTGLAQALLNRGLLAKEGYLSLLRPTDGPEYDPSQFQEARLENFRLFFVTQVKWPPADQLQTLLPVRVQMPSGRF, encoded by the exons GGAAGCCGAGAGAGAGTCGCCAGCTGCAAAGGAAGGCAAGTCATCCAAGCAAAGGGTCCTTCTCTGAGAACCCCCAGGCCCCTGCAG CGCCAACCGCAGAGGACAAAGCTGCCATCGTCATCCAGTGTGCCTTCCGGCAATATCTGGCGCGAAGGGAGCTGGCTCGTCGTTGTCAGGAGCGTCAGGAGTACCTGGACGAGATGGAGAAGCTGCAGAAAGAG GCCTACCTGGCCTTGGTGCGCCAGGAGCAGGAGGCGGCGCGGCGGCAGcgggagaaggaggaggcagaggagcgCGCCCGGAGGGAGGAGCTGCAGCGCCGCCGTCGCCTGCTAGAGGCCGCCTTCGAAGGGGACCTGGGGGAGATCCGCCAGGTGCTCAAGGAG GTGGAGCAGCTGATGACCAGAGAAGGCGTGGGCTACGACGAGGACGGCAAGGCTCGGCGACTGCAGAGGCGCGTGGCCACCGTGGAGTGCGAGGACAGCCACGGGAACACGCCTCTCTCCGAGGCGGCGGCGGGCGGGCAGACCATGGCCATCCAGCTGCTGGCAGAGCTGGGTGCCAACCCCAACACCAAG GGCGCCTTCGGCCGCACGCCACTCTACCGGGCAGCTTTTGGGGGCCACCTAGAAGCCGTGGAGGAGCTTCTGAAGATCGGAGCAGACCCCCGGATGTACGCGGATGACGGGAGCACCCCGGAGCAG GTGGCCTCCCTGGCCGCGGTGGCCAGCGTGCTGCAGTCATGGGACCTGAGCCTCACAGAAGCTATGCTCAAGAACATGGAGGCAGAGCAGCAGCGCCGTGCTCAGGAGGCCCAGAAGCACAAGGAGAACGAGGCCAAGCG CATCAACATCAAGGTGCAGCAGCTGGCTAAGGAGCAGCAGAAGTGTCAAAAGGAG CTCCAGCAGGCCTACTGTGAGCTCAATCGGAGGATCATGGAACATGACAAGTGTGAGAGGAAGTTCATGGGCAATACCGAACTCACACTACAG GCCATCAAGGATGCAGAGGCCCAAGTGGACAGATTGCAGCAAGAGGCACAGAAGGCTGAGGAGACACTGGCCATGGCCAGGCTGGAGCTGCGGGAACAGACTCCGGAGG ACGAGGATACAGAACCTGGGCTCAAGTGCCGGGTCACGGAGCTCCATGACGTGCTGATGAAGGACGTAGGGGATCGCATCCGAGCCGATGGACG GTGGCCTCTTGTCATCGACCCTTCTGGCCAGGCAGCCACTTTCTTGAGATACCAGGACACCAACTATGTGGACACCCTAAATCCGGAGCACTTGAGACCTGAGAGGATTCGGCTGGCTCTCCTGGGGGCACTCAG GTACGGGAAGCCACTGGTGTTTGACCTGCGTCAAGTGAACCTGTTCCCAGTAGTACAGCAACAGCTGGAGGTCGTGCAGACTGGCCTGGCACAGGCCCTGTTGAATCGTGGGCTGCTGGCAAAGGAAGGGTATCTGTCACTGCTTCGGCCAACAGATGGACCTGAGTATGACCCCTCCCAGTTCCAAGAGGCTCGCCTAGAGAACTTCCGCCTCTTCTTTGTCACCCAAGTTAAGTGGCCCCCAGCTGACCAGCTGCAGACCCTGCTCCCAGTGCGTGTGCAGATGCCCAGTGGAAGGTTCTAG
- the Iqank1 gene encoding putative IQ motif and ankyrin repeat domain-containing protein LOC642574 homolog isoform X3: MSTKKGGPKAASGKGQALLPGSKLRATAGKPRESRQLQRKASHPSKGSFSENPQAPAAPTAEDKAAIVIQCAFRQYLARRELARRCQERQEYLDEMEKLQKEAYLALVRQEQEAARRQREKEEAEERARREELQRRRRLLEAAFEGDLGEIRQVLKEVEQLMTREGVGYDEDGKARRLQRRVATVECEDSHGNTPLSEAAAGGQTMAIQLLAELGANPNTKGAFGRTPLYRAAFGGHLEAVEELLKIGADPRMYADDGSTPEQVASLAAVASVLQSWDLSLTEAMLKNMEAEQQRRAQEAQKHKENEAKRINIKVQQLAKEQQKCQKELQQAYCELNRRIMEHDKCERKFMGNTELTLQTRIQNLGSSAGSRSSMTC, translated from the exons GGAAGCCGAGAGAGAGTCGCCAGCTGCAAAGGAAGGCAAGTCATCCAAGCAAAGGGTCCTTCTCTGAGAACCCCCAGGCCCCTGCAG CGCCAACCGCAGAGGACAAAGCTGCCATCGTCATCCAGTGTGCCTTCCGGCAATATCTGGCGCGAAGGGAGCTGGCTCGTCGTTGTCAGGAGCGTCAGGAGTACCTGGACGAGATGGAGAAGCTGCAGAAAGAG GCCTACCTGGCCTTGGTGCGCCAGGAGCAGGAGGCGGCGCGGCGGCAGcgggagaaggaggaggcagaggagcgCGCCCGGAGGGAGGAGCTGCAGCGCCGCCGTCGCCTGCTAGAGGCCGCCTTCGAAGGGGACCTGGGGGAGATCCGCCAGGTGCTCAAGGAG GTGGAGCAGCTGATGACCAGAGAAGGCGTGGGCTACGACGAGGACGGCAAGGCTCGGCGACTGCAGAGGCGCGTGGCCACCGTGGAGTGCGAGGACAGCCACGGGAACACGCCTCTCTCCGAGGCGGCGGCGGGCGGGCAGACCATGGCCATCCAGCTGCTGGCAGAGCTGGGTGCCAACCCCAACACCAAG GGCGCCTTCGGCCGCACGCCACTCTACCGGGCAGCTTTTGGGGGCCACCTAGAAGCCGTGGAGGAGCTTCTGAAGATCGGAGCAGACCCCCGGATGTACGCGGATGACGGGAGCACCCCGGAGCAG GTGGCCTCCCTGGCCGCGGTGGCCAGCGTGCTGCAGTCATGGGACCTGAGCCTCACAGAAGCTATGCTCAAGAACATGGAGGCAGAGCAGCAGCGCCGTGCTCAGGAGGCCCAGAAGCACAAGGAGAACGAGGCCAAGCG CATCAACATCAAGGTGCAGCAGCTGGCTAAGGAGCAGCAGAAGTGTCAAAAGGAG CTCCAGCAGGCCTACTGTGAGCTCAATCGGAGGATCATGGAACATGACAAGTGTGAGAGGAAGTTCATGGGCAATACCGAACTCACACTACAG ACGAGGATACAGAACCTGGGCTCAAGTGCCGGGTCACGGAGCTCCATGACGTGCTGA
- the Iqank1 gene encoding putative IQ motif and ankyrin repeat domain-containing protein LOC642574 homolog isoform X2 produces MEKLQKEAYLALVRQEQEAARRQREKEEAEERARREELQRRRRLLEAAFEGDLGEIRQVLKEVEQLMTREGVGYDEDGKARRLQRRVATVECEDSHGNTPLSEAAAGGQTMAIQLLAELGANPNTKGAFGRTPLYRAAFGGHLEAVEELLKIGADPRMYADDGSTPEQVASLAAVASVLQSWDLSLTEAMLKNMEAEQQRRAQEAQKHKENEAKRINIKVQQLAKEQQKCQKELQQAYCELNRRIMEHDKCERKFMGNTELTLQAIKDAEAQVDRLQQEAQKAEETLAMARLELREQTPEDEDTEPGLKCRVTELHDVLMKDVGDRIRADGRWPLVIDPSGQAATFLRYQDTNYVDTLNPEHLRPERIRLALLGALRYGKPLVFDLRQVNLFPVVQQQLEVVQTGLAQALLNRGLLAKEGYLSLLRPTDGPEYDPSQFQEARLENFRLFFVTQVKWPPADQLQTLLPVRVQMPSGRF; encoded by the exons ATGGAGAAGCTGCAGAAAGAG GCCTACCTGGCCTTGGTGCGCCAGGAGCAGGAGGCGGCGCGGCGGCAGcgggagaaggaggaggcagaggagcgCGCCCGGAGGGAGGAGCTGCAGCGCCGCCGTCGCCTGCTAGAGGCCGCCTTCGAAGGGGACCTGGGGGAGATCCGCCAGGTGCTCAAGGAG GTGGAGCAGCTGATGACCAGAGAAGGCGTGGGCTACGACGAGGACGGCAAGGCTCGGCGACTGCAGAGGCGCGTGGCCACCGTGGAGTGCGAGGACAGCCACGGGAACACGCCTCTCTCCGAGGCGGCGGCGGGCGGGCAGACCATGGCCATCCAGCTGCTGGCAGAGCTGGGTGCCAACCCCAACACCAAG GGCGCCTTCGGCCGCACGCCACTCTACCGGGCAGCTTTTGGGGGCCACCTAGAAGCCGTGGAGGAGCTTCTGAAGATCGGAGCAGACCCCCGGATGTACGCGGATGACGGGAGCACCCCGGAGCAG GTGGCCTCCCTGGCCGCGGTGGCCAGCGTGCTGCAGTCATGGGACCTGAGCCTCACAGAAGCTATGCTCAAGAACATGGAGGCAGAGCAGCAGCGCCGTGCTCAGGAGGCCCAGAAGCACAAGGAGAACGAGGCCAAGCG CATCAACATCAAGGTGCAGCAGCTGGCTAAGGAGCAGCAGAAGTGTCAAAAGGAG CTCCAGCAGGCCTACTGTGAGCTCAATCGGAGGATCATGGAACATGACAAGTGTGAGAGGAAGTTCATGGGCAATACCGAACTCACACTACAG GCCATCAAGGATGCAGAGGCCCAAGTGGACAGATTGCAGCAAGAGGCACAGAAGGCTGAGGAGACACTGGCCATGGCCAGGCTGGAGCTGCGGGAACAGACTCCGGAGG ACGAGGATACAGAACCTGGGCTCAAGTGCCGGGTCACGGAGCTCCATGACGTGCTGATGAAGGACGTAGGGGATCGCATCCGAGCCGATGGACG GTGGCCTCTTGTCATCGACCCTTCTGGCCAGGCAGCCACTTTCTTGAGATACCAGGACACCAACTATGTGGACACCCTAAATCCGGAGCACTTGAGACCTGAGAGGATTCGGCTGGCTCTCCTGGGGGCACTCAG GTACGGGAAGCCACTGGTGTTTGACCTGCGTCAAGTGAACCTGTTCCCAGTAGTACAGCAACAGCTGGAGGTCGTGCAGACTGGCCTGGCACAGGCCCTGTTGAATCGTGGGCTGCTGGCAAAGGAAGGGTATCTGTCACTGCTTCGGCCAACAGATGGACCTGAGTATGACCCCTCCCAGTTCCAAGAGGCTCGCCTAGAGAACTTCCGCCTCTTCTTTGTCACCCAAGTTAAGTGGCCCCCAGCTGACCAGCTGCAGACCCTGCTCCCAGTGCGTGTGCAGATGCCCAGTGGAAGGTTCTAG
- the Iqank1 gene encoding putative IQ motif and ankyrin repeat domain-containing protein LOC642574 homolog isoform X4, which translates to MYFLQQGSTSSKVASLAAVASVLQSWDLSLTEAMLKNMEAEQQRRAQEAQKHKENEAKRINIKVQQLAKEQQKCQKELQQAYCELNRRIMEHDKCERKFMGNTELTLQAIKDAEAQVDRLQQEAQKAEETLAMARLELREQTPEDEDTEPGLKCRVTELHDVLMKDVGDRIRADGRWPLVIDPSGQAATFLRYQDTNYVDTLNPEHLRPERIRLALLGALRYGKPLVFDLRQVNLFPVVQQQLEVVQTGLAQALLNRGLLAKEGYLSLLRPTDGPEYDPSQFQEARLENFRLFFVTQVKWPPADQLQTLLPVRVQMPSGRF; encoded by the exons atgtacttcctccagcaaggctcaaCTTCATCAAAG GTGGCCTCCCTGGCCGCGGTGGCCAGCGTGCTGCAGTCATGGGACCTGAGCCTCACAGAAGCTATGCTCAAGAACATGGAGGCAGAGCAGCAGCGCCGTGCTCAGGAGGCCCAGAAGCACAAGGAGAACGAGGCCAAGCG CATCAACATCAAGGTGCAGCAGCTGGCTAAGGAGCAGCAGAAGTGTCAAAAGGAG CTCCAGCAGGCCTACTGTGAGCTCAATCGGAGGATCATGGAACATGACAAGTGTGAGAGGAAGTTCATGGGCAATACCGAACTCACACTACAG GCCATCAAGGATGCAGAGGCCCAAGTGGACAGATTGCAGCAAGAGGCACAGAAGGCTGAGGAGACACTGGCCATGGCCAGGCTGGAGCTGCGGGAACAGACTCCGGAGG ACGAGGATACAGAACCTGGGCTCAAGTGCCGGGTCACGGAGCTCCATGACGTGCTGATGAAGGACGTAGGGGATCGCATCCGAGCCGATGGACG GTGGCCTCTTGTCATCGACCCTTCTGGCCAGGCAGCCACTTTCTTGAGATACCAGGACACCAACTATGTGGACACCCTAAATCCGGAGCACTTGAGACCTGAGAGGATTCGGCTGGCTCTCCTGGGGGCACTCAG GTACGGGAAGCCACTGGTGTTTGACCTGCGTCAAGTGAACCTGTTCCCAGTAGTACAGCAACAGCTGGAGGTCGTGCAGACTGGCCTGGCACAGGCCCTGTTGAATCGTGGGCTGCTGGCAAAGGAAGGGTATCTGTCACTGCTTCGGCCAACAGATGGACCTGAGTATGACCCCTCCCAGTTCCAAGAGGCTCGCCTAGAGAACTTCCGCCTCTTCTTTGTCACCCAAGTTAAGTGGCCCCCAGCTGACCAGCTGCAGACCCTGCTCCCAGTGCGTGTGCAGATGCCCAGTGGAAGGTTCTAG
- the Iqank1 gene encoding putative IQ motif and ankyrin repeat domain-containing protein LOC642574 homolog isoform X5, which yields MLKNMEAEQQRRAQEAQKHKENEAKRINIKVQQLAKEQQKCQKELQQAYCELNRRIMEHDKCERKFMGNTELTLQAIKDAEAQVDRLQQEAQKAEETLAMARLELREQTPEDEDTEPGLKCRVTELHDVLMKDVGDRIRADGRWPLVIDPSGQAATFLRYQDTNYVDTLNPEHLRPERIRLALLGALRYGKPLVFDLRQVNLFPVVQQQLEVVQTGLAQALLNRGLLAKEGYLSLLRPTDGPEYDPSQFQEARLENFRLFFVTQVKWPPADQLQTLLPVRVQMPSGRF from the exons ATGCTCAAGAACATGGAGGCAGAGCAGCAGCGCCGTGCTCAGGAGGCCCAGAAGCACAAGGAGAACGAGGCCAAGCG CATCAACATCAAGGTGCAGCAGCTGGCTAAGGAGCAGCAGAAGTGTCAAAAGGAG CTCCAGCAGGCCTACTGTGAGCTCAATCGGAGGATCATGGAACATGACAAGTGTGAGAGGAAGTTCATGGGCAATACCGAACTCACACTACAG GCCATCAAGGATGCAGAGGCCCAAGTGGACAGATTGCAGCAAGAGGCACAGAAGGCTGAGGAGACACTGGCCATGGCCAGGCTGGAGCTGCGGGAACAGACTCCGGAGG ACGAGGATACAGAACCTGGGCTCAAGTGCCGGGTCACGGAGCTCCATGACGTGCTGATGAAGGACGTAGGGGATCGCATCCGAGCCGATGGACG GTGGCCTCTTGTCATCGACCCTTCTGGCCAGGCAGCCACTTTCTTGAGATACCAGGACACCAACTATGTGGACACCCTAAATCCGGAGCACTTGAGACCTGAGAGGATTCGGCTGGCTCTCCTGGGGGCACTCAG GTACGGGAAGCCACTGGTGTTTGACCTGCGTCAAGTGAACCTGTTCCCAGTAGTACAGCAACAGCTGGAGGTCGTGCAGACTGGCCTGGCACAGGCCCTGTTGAATCGTGGGCTGCTGGCAAAGGAAGGGTATCTGTCACTGCTTCGGCCAACAGATGGACCTGAGTATGACCCCTCCCAGTTCCAAGAGGCTCGCCTAGAGAACTTCCGCCTCTTCTTTGTCACCCAAGTTAAGTGGCCCCCAGCTGACCAGCTGCAGACCCTGCTCCCAGTGCGTGTGCAGATGCCCAGTGGAAGGTTCTAG